Proteins encoded in a region of the Streptomyces akebiae genome:
- a CDS encoding sulfotransferase family protein: MSSAPVPLKLANLLLGPTLGSRRDPDRVFDRIADRAGRVGGDRGWDGDEELVESFRFLLREWAKDEDLAPVGWQSAQAHVRRHLTNRARVRRLIAENPAIEEEPVDRPVFVVGLPRTATTLTHGVLSLSDDHRCPLLWELLAPDLEPSPRERRKRITAARRVLDGTHLLNPRFRDIHPMTAEGPEECTFLLPHAPVPLSQARIPAYHAWHFERDFVPDYRRLKQAFQVLQYGRPRRRWILKSPFHTANLDALMKVFPDATLVWTHRDPAAAVASFCSLVEVGMVISRREVDLRRLGATWLDLLSRSVRRGLAARADLPREAVVDVPYSSLGTDPAAGAPKLYEAIGARWTEADAARLPEAATRSKGSRPHRYDLARYGLTPADVESAFADYNALRAEVDRA, from the coding sequence ATGTCCTCCGCCCCCGTCCCCCTGAAGCTGGCCAACCTGTTACTCGGGCCCACACTCGGCTCCCGCCGCGATCCGGACCGGGTGTTCGACCGGATCGCCGACAGAGCCGGCCGGGTCGGCGGCGACCGGGGGTGGGACGGGGACGAGGAGCTCGTCGAGAGCTTCCGGTTCCTGCTGCGGGAGTGGGCGAAGGACGAGGATCTCGCCCCGGTCGGCTGGCAGTCCGCGCAGGCGCACGTCCGCAGGCATCTCACCAACCGGGCCCGCGTCCGGCGGCTGATCGCCGAGAACCCCGCCATCGAGGAAGAGCCCGTCGACAGGCCCGTGTTCGTGGTGGGTCTGCCGCGCACCGCGACCACGCTCACCCACGGGGTGCTCTCCCTCTCGGACGACCACCGCTGCCCCCTGCTGTGGGAGCTGCTGGCGCCCGACCTCGAACCCTCGCCCAGGGAGCGGCGCAAGCGGATCACCGCGGCCCGGCGCGTGCTCGACGGTACCCATCTGCTGAACCCGCGTTTCCGCGACATCCACCCCATGACCGCCGAGGGCCCGGAGGAGTGCACGTTCCTCCTGCCGCACGCCCCGGTGCCGCTGTCCCAGGCCCGCATACCCGCGTACCACGCCTGGCACTTCGAGCGCGACTTCGTGCCCGACTACCGCCGTCTCAAGCAGGCGTTCCAGGTCCTGCAGTACGGCCGTCCGCGCCGCCGGTGGATCCTCAAGTCCCCCTTCCACACCGCGAACCTGGACGCGCTGATGAAGGTGTTCCCCGACGCCACGCTGGTGTGGACCCACCGCGATCCGGCAGCCGCGGTCGCGTCCTTCTGCAGCCTGGTCGAGGTCGGTATGGTCATCTCCCGGCGCGAGGTCGATCTGCGTCGGCTCGGCGCCACCTGGCTGGACCTGCTGAGCCGGTCGGTACGGCGAGGCCTCGCGGCCCGTGCCGACCTCCCCCGCGAGGCGGTGGTGGACGTGCCGTACTCCTCGCTCGGCACCGACCCGGCCGCGGGCGCCCCGAAGCTGTACGAGGCGATCGGCGCCCGCTGGACCGAGGCCGACGCCGCCCGGCTCCCGGAGGCCGCGACCCGCTCCAAGGGCAGCCGGCCGCACCGCTACGACCTGGCCCGCTACGGGCTGACCCCGGCCGACGTCGAGTCCGCGTTCGCCGACTACAACGCGCTGCGGGCCGAGGTCGACCGGGCCTGA
- a CDS encoding glycoside hydrolase family 36 protein, which produces MTFTWGHPAIESVFATAMDGTLRLIRLGPSGDTVDPEIALPLVELTAFGHGSGWSGPRFTGTAFGARLQYRGHRGDVGAGVGAGDGDGDGDGDWARLTVELHDPATGLTAFVELSSPAGVAVLRSRVRLRNDGAEPLVVQSVSSLVLGGLPSPDLLDVHRARNDWLAECRWYAEPLRATVADISVEAHQHDSRAALALTGRGSWPSDGHLAMGALTERGGGRDGNAVAERGGGRSEGQGRAWVWQVESPAGWRWDLGERAHGTYVALNGPTDAEHQWRVRLAPGGTFTTVAAALALGTRDGGSGLDDAWAALTAYRRAVRRPHPDHDKLPVVFNDYMNTLMGDPTTAKLLPLIDAAADVGAEYFCIDSGWYDDTVDGGWWDGVGAWLPSSRRFPTGGVDGGRAAEVGAEAGASGAAGGGGAEAGVGAPADEGIRAVLDRIRERGMVPGLWLEPEVVGVRSAVAAELPPEAFFQRDGVRLTEQGRHQLDLRHPAARAHLDKTVDRLVGDWGVGYLKLDYNIVIDPGTTGPDDLSPGAGLLGHAHAYLDWLSDVLDRYPHLVVENCASGGMRMDGATLAVTQLQSTSDQQDPLRYPPIAAAAPTAVPPEQGAVWAYPQPEYEDDLIAFTLGGALLGRIHLSGHLDRMTEHQLTLVREAVDTYKSIRGDLAGAVPFWPLGLPGWTDEWLALGLRAPDGHGPTYLSVWRRGGAAEVRLPVRHLAGTDLPVRMEILHPSAARADSPTSWDPRTGELRVAVPRTPGVSLIRLTPEYGTEV; this is translated from the coding sequence ATGACCTTCACCTGGGGGCATCCGGCCATCGAGAGCGTGTTCGCGACGGCCATGGACGGGACACTGCGGCTGATCCGGCTCGGTCCCTCCGGTGACACCGTGGACCCCGAGATCGCGCTTCCGCTCGTCGAGTTGACCGCCTTCGGGCACGGAAGCGGGTGGTCAGGGCCACGGTTCACGGGGACGGCGTTCGGGGCGAGGCTCCAGTACCGGGGACACCGTGGTGACGTAGGCGCGGGCGTGGGTGCCGGGGACGGCGACGGCGACGGCGACGGCGACTGGGCGCGGCTGACCGTAGAACTCCACGACCCCGCGACCGGGTTGACCGCGTTCGTCGAGCTGTCCTCCCCCGCCGGGGTCGCCGTCCTGCGCTCCCGGGTGCGGCTGCGCAACGACGGGGCCGAGCCTCTCGTCGTGCAGTCCGTCAGCAGCCTGGTTCTCGGTGGGCTGCCCTCCCCCGACCTCCTGGACGTGCACCGGGCGCGCAACGACTGGCTCGCCGAGTGCCGTTGGTACGCCGAGCCGCTTCGGGCGACGGTCGCCGACATCAGCGTCGAGGCCCATCAGCACGACAGCCGGGCGGCGCTCGCCCTCACCGGACGCGGGAGCTGGCCCAGTGACGGGCATCTGGCAATGGGGGCGCTCACGGAGCGAGGAGGGGGCCGCGACGGGAACGCGGTCGCGGAGAGGGGCGGAGGCCGGAGTGAAGGCCAGGGCCGGGCCTGGGTCTGGCAGGTGGAGTCACCGGCCGGTTGGCGCTGGGACCTGGGGGAACGCGCGCACGGCACGTATGTCGCGCTGAACGGGCCGACGGACGCGGAGCACCAGTGGCGGGTGCGGCTCGCGCCGGGCGGCACGTTCACGACCGTGGCGGCGGCGCTCGCGCTCGGGACGCGAGACGGCGGCTCGGGGCTCGATGACGCGTGGGCGGCGCTGACCGCGTACCGCCGTGCCGTTCGCCGTCCCCATCCCGACCACGACAAGCTTCCCGTCGTCTTCAACGACTACATGAACACGCTGATGGGCGACCCGACCACCGCGAAGCTGCTGCCGCTGATCGACGCGGCGGCGGACGTGGGCGCGGAGTACTTCTGCATCGACTCCGGCTGGTACGACGACACGGTGGACGGGGGCTGGTGGGACGGCGTCGGCGCATGGCTGCCGTCGTCACGCCGGTTCCCGACGGGGGGTGTGGACGGTGGGAGGGCCGCAGAGGTCGGTGCCGAGGCCGGGGCGAGCGGCGCGGCCGGAGGAGGCGGCGCCGAGGCAGGAGTGGGTGCCCCGGCCGACGAGGGGATCCGCGCCGTGCTGGACCGGATCCGGGAGCGCGGCATGGTTCCCGGGCTCTGGCTGGAGCCCGAGGTCGTCGGCGTCCGCAGCGCGGTCGCGGCGGAGCTGCCGCCGGAGGCGTTCTTCCAGCGGGACGGGGTGCGGCTGACCGAGCAGGGTCGTCACCAGCTCGACCTGCGTCACCCGGCGGCCCGTGCCCACCTCGACAAGACGGTGGACCGCCTCGTCGGGGACTGGGGCGTGGGCTATCTCAAGCTCGACTACAACATCGTGATCGACCCCGGCACCACCGGCCCGGACGACCTGTCCCCCGGCGCCGGCCTCCTGGGTCACGCCCACGCCTACCTGGACTGGCTCTCCGACGTCCTCGACCGCTACCCGCACCTCGTCGTCGAGAACTGCGCCTCCGGCGGTATGCGCATGGACGGCGCCACCCTGGCCGTGACCCAGCTCCAGTCCACCAGCGACCAGCAGGACCCCCTGCGCTACCCCCCGATCGCCGCCGCCGCGCCCACGGCGGTCCCCCCGGAACAGGGCGCCGTCTGGGCCTACCCGCAGCCCGAGTACGAGGACGACCTGATCGCCTTCACACTCGGCGGCGCCCTCCTCGGCCGTATCCACCTGTCGGGACATTTGGACCGCATGACGGAACACCAGCTCACCCTCGTGCGCGAGGCGGTGGACACGTACAAGTCGATCCGCGGCGACCTGGCCGGGGCCGTGCCGTTCTGGCCGCTCGGCCTGCCGGGCTGGACGGACGAGTGGCTGGCCCTGGGGCTGCGGGCCCCGGACGGACACGGACCGACGTATCTGTCCGTGTGGCGCAGAGGCGGTGCGGCCGAAGTACGGCTGCCGGTGCGGCACTTGGCGGGGACGGACCTCCCCGTCCGCATGGAGATCCTGCACCCGTCCGCCGCACGGGCGGACTCGCCGACGTCCTGGGACCCCCGCACCGGCGAACTGCGGGTGGCGGTGCCGCGCACCCCCGGTGTGTCGCTGATCCGTCTGACGCCGGAATACGGAACCGAGGTCTAG
- a CDS encoding glycoside hydrolase family 12 protein, giving the protein MATRTRTLGRIGKALLAPALALGATIGLASAPASAAVWNSCDQWGNTSLNGYTLYNNIWGSGAGSQCIWANSGTNWGVWANHPNTGGIKSYPNSKKVINKTITSLGSLNSSYNVTVPSSGAYNTSYDVWDTDYDYEIMLWVNYNGAVGALGTFQQSVTLGGHSWNVYKGRAYRSDGTYWDVFSFLRTSDSTSGTVQILPVLKWIKDTKGWMGNETIGDVQFGFEVTSSSGGLDFTTNNLTVSSS; this is encoded by the coding sequence ATGGCAACACGCACCCGCACCCTGGGCCGGATCGGCAAAGCCCTTCTCGCCCCCGCACTGGCGCTCGGCGCCACGATCGGTCTCGCCTCCGCCCCCGCCTCGGCCGCCGTCTGGAACTCGTGCGACCAGTGGGGCAACACCAGCCTGAACGGCTACACGCTCTACAACAACATCTGGGGCTCCGGAGCCGGCAGTCAGTGCATCTGGGCCAACTCCGGCACCAACTGGGGCGTCTGGGCCAACCACCCCAACACCGGCGGCATCAAGTCGTACCCCAACTCCAAGAAGGTGATCAACAAGACGATCACCTCGCTCGGCTCCCTCAACAGCAGCTACAACGTCACCGTCCCGTCCTCGGGCGCGTACAACACCTCGTACGACGTCTGGGACACGGACTACGACTACGAGATCATGCTCTGGGTCAACTACAACGGCGCCGTCGGCGCCCTCGGCACCTTCCAGCAGAGCGTGACGCTCGGCGGCCACAGCTGGAACGTCTACAAGGGCCGCGCCTACCGGTCCGACGGCACGTACTGGGACGTGTTCTCCTTCCTGCGCACCTCGGACTCCACCTCCGGCACGGTCCAGATCCTCCCCGTCCTCAAGTGGATCAAGGACACCAAGGGCTGGATGGGCAACGAGACCATCGGCGACGTGCAGTTCGGCTTCGAGGTCACCTCGTCCTCCGGTGGCCTGGACTTCACCACCAACAACCTGACGGTCAGCAGCAGTTGA
- a CDS encoding carbohydrate ABC transporter permease, with the protein MWRYGRPALVLLLAGLAVGVPLWLVLVTSAKPQAEAIRPNLDPPAHWQPGANYEDAVAQGEMLRGLLNSLLVVVPSVVLVLILGAGAAWVFARRKSRLVSAAYALCISGLLLPPAVITIVMELRQLGLAGTRPGMIAVYTGMYLSTSIFFMTGFIRAIPMELEEAARIDGAKPFRIFARIVLPLLRPVIATATIMVMLYAWSDIFYAFFVLGGGDRATLPLNLYKVASAQLYLNNWHLVFAYVVVMSLPMVAVFLVGQRKIVSGITSGAVK; encoded by the coding sequence ATGTGGCGCTACGGCCGCCCGGCTCTCGTCCTCCTCCTCGCCGGGCTCGCCGTCGGCGTCCCCCTGTGGCTGGTCCTCGTCACCTCGGCCAAGCCGCAGGCCGAGGCCATCCGGCCGAACCTCGACCCGCCGGCGCACTGGCAGCCCGGCGCCAACTACGAGGACGCCGTGGCCCAGGGCGAGATGCTGCGCGGTCTCCTCAACTCGCTGCTGGTGGTGGTCCCTTCGGTGGTCCTCGTGCTGATCCTCGGCGCGGGCGCCGCCTGGGTCTTCGCCCGCCGGAAGTCGAGGCTCGTCTCGGCGGCGTACGCGCTGTGCATCAGCGGCCTGCTGCTGCCGCCGGCGGTCATCACCATCGTGATGGAGCTGCGGCAGCTCGGCCTGGCGGGCACCCGGCCCGGGATGATCGCCGTGTACACCGGGATGTACCTCTCCACGTCGATCTTCTTCATGACGGGCTTCATCCGCGCCATCCCCATGGAACTGGAGGAAGCGGCCCGCATCGACGGCGCGAAGCCGTTCCGGATCTTCGCCCGGATCGTCCTTCCCCTGCTCCGGCCTGTCATCGCCACCGCGACGATCATGGTGATGCTCTACGCCTGGAGCGACATCTTCTACGCCTTCTTCGTCCTCGGCGGCGGCGACCGGGCGACCCTCCCGCTCAACCTCTACAAGGTCGCGAGCGCCCAGCTCTACCTCAACAACTGGCATCTCGTCTTCGCGTACGTCGTGGTGATGAGCCTGCCGATGGTCGCCGTCTTCCTCGTCGGCCAGCGAAAGATCGTGTCCGGAATCACCAGTGGAGCCGTCAAATGA
- a CDS encoding ABC transporter substrate-binding protein → MKTRALPTLALICALGLAATACSDPTAGASGTDSDTKRTAVDPTARLDGVKLTMWTAQNTVTAPRQVIDAFEKATGAEVETQAVPDPYESNVPTKLASGDRPDLMFWQPSVSTLPFIQPQQNLLTLDGEEWVSKLGDTEKSLGVIDGKRYAAIVTSPAMLGVYYNKDVFKQAGIAEKDFPKSYDELLALGHRVVDDTDAAAFYEAGGDKWPLQWQMQVQLTDLDQQWWTDLNANKEKWTDPVVVDAIKKYKEKLLGAGLAQKNYRTGTFTGQADALWKGEAGMVLNVTSFQSQLQAKYSTAEIDKRIGWFPIANSAATGLYSPDQTNGVVAFRTGDDKRQNAARQFLAFWLGPDYADYIKAMKIPSVQPSVPTPDGLPEASKAQVKALPTAIGVFQAKAIVAPDTHLYLADMLFDKKSPQQVAQAIQDQFAQVAKAQGAPGF, encoded by the coding sequence ATGAAAACAAGAGCTCTCCCGACGCTGGCCCTCATATGTGCCCTCGGCCTGGCCGCCACCGCGTGCAGCGACCCCACGGCCGGGGCGTCGGGCACGGACTCGGACACGAAGCGGACGGCCGTCGATCCCACCGCCCGGCTCGACGGCGTGAAGCTGACCATGTGGACCGCGCAGAACACGGTCACCGCGCCCCGGCAGGTCATCGACGCCTTCGAGAAGGCCACCGGCGCCGAGGTGGAGACCCAGGCGGTCCCGGACCCCTACGAGTCGAACGTGCCGACCAAGCTGGCCTCGGGCGACCGCCCCGACCTGATGTTCTGGCAGCCCTCCGTCTCCACGCTGCCCTTCATCCAGCCGCAGCAGAACCTGCTCACCCTCGATGGCGAGGAGTGGGTCTCCAAGCTGGGCGACACGGAGAAGTCGCTCGGGGTCATCGACGGCAAGCGGTACGCGGCCATCGTCACCAGCCCCGCCATGCTCGGCGTCTACTACAACAAGGACGTCTTCAAGCAGGCCGGCATCGCCGAGAAGGACTTCCCGAAGTCGTACGACGAACTCCTCGCGCTCGGTCACCGAGTGGTCGACGACACGGACGCGGCCGCCTTCTACGAGGCCGGCGGCGACAAGTGGCCCCTCCAGTGGCAGATGCAGGTGCAGCTCACCGACCTCGACCAGCAGTGGTGGACGGACCTCAACGCGAACAAGGAGAAGTGGACCGACCCCGTCGTCGTCGACGCGATCAAGAAGTACAAGGAGAAGCTGCTCGGCGCCGGACTCGCCCAGAAGAACTACCGGACGGGCACCTTCACCGGGCAGGCCGACGCCCTGTGGAAGGGCGAGGCGGGCATGGTCCTCAACGTCACCTCCTTCCAGAGCCAGTTGCAGGCCAAGTACTCCACGGCGGAGATCGACAAGAGGATCGGCTGGTTCCCGATCGCCAACTCCGCCGCCACCGGCCTGTATTCGCCCGACCAGACCAACGGTGTGGTCGCCTTCAGGACGGGTGACGACAAGCGGCAGAACGCGGCCCGGCAGTTCCTCGCGTTCTGGCTCGGCCCCGACTACGCCGACTACATCAAGGCGATGAAGATCCCGTCCGTGCAGCCGTCCGTGCCGACTCCGGACGGCCTGCCGGAGGCATCGAAGGCCCAGGTCAAGGCCCTTCCCACGGCCATCGGTGTCTTCCAGGCCAAGGCGATCGTCGCCCCGGACACCCACCTCTACCTCGCCGACATGCTCTTCGACAAGAAGAGCCCGCAGCAGGTCGCCCAGGCCATCCAGGACCAGTTCGCGCAGGTGGCCAAGGCCCAGGGCGCGCCCGGTTTCTAG
- a CDS encoding CBM35 domain-containing protein, which produces MAGTLPATGSSAAAAADPQRLTVDLSASEGPVMRGANGALYGLSDDGVPSDAALAPLKITSISQKPEGGAQHPNGDALTVSRSFFRNGGGEVLVMMQDVYPKWPYDDLGIDDYLPKVDKITKEVSADPNSDRFVYIPFNEPDLIWYGLNASDPAQYEANRDRFLRDWKTVYQRIRAIDPDATIAGPNESGYHSRLITDFLTFAKRENVLPQIMTWHELGSGSLRDFQGHYDNYRSIERQLGIEPLKINIDEYANRRDLSVPGQLVQWVSMFERNKVYANQAYWDAAGNMDGNVVRSNIPNGGWWFFRWYAGLTGNTVKVTPPQANTIDTLQGLASLDTSRRQAQVLLGGSAGDADVVVRKVPRSLFGRTVTATVAEAAWSGYEGQHAAPRVLTRTKVRVADDGTVTVPLRGLHKMSAYRVVLTPGGSGTPATPSVPWTASYEAEDAAITDGKVYTQGTVSNANGYAASGTKDVGSLNQPGSKVDFTVSVPKDGTYDLAILYGNQSGTPATQKLIVDGGDPVTVTYPSTENWTYRAKKDLTVRLTAGTHQLTLAKGDTEVTLDRIDLTARTAEPSASYEATLADISGKPSYDYTSSAGVGTGALGLRSGDKAVFDVYAPRDGYYRVVPRASAPVTLALHGQSVAAVPDRPLRLYLVAGNNRITATAKHTAIRSLDVTGAGSTTGTLTYEGATATLAGGAKLVDSRYASAGSYIGWLGNSADSTAGFTVNAPTSGRYVLVVHYAHNDRRDNGHAYNTDIMSRTADITVGDGEPRTVTFKNTWGWDDYWTVGVPVDLKKGANKVTFGNPGAWAPNIDRIEVGRVVG; this is translated from the coding sequence ATGGCAGGCACCCTCCCCGCCACCGGATCGTCCGCGGCGGCCGCCGCCGATCCGCAGCGCCTCACCGTCGACCTCTCCGCCTCCGAGGGGCCGGTGATGCGCGGCGCCAACGGCGCGCTGTACGGGCTCAGCGACGACGGGGTGCCCAGTGACGCGGCCCTCGCACCGCTGAAGATCACCAGCATCTCGCAGAAGCCGGAGGGCGGCGCCCAGCACCCCAACGGCGACGCGCTCACCGTCTCCAGGTCCTTCTTCCGCAACGGCGGCGGCGAGGTCCTGGTGATGATGCAGGACGTCTATCCCAAGTGGCCCTACGACGACCTCGGCATCGACGACTACCTCCCCAAGGTCGACAAGATCACCAAGGAGGTGTCGGCGGACCCGAACAGCGACCGCTTCGTCTACATCCCCTTCAACGAACCGGACCTCATCTGGTACGGCCTCAACGCCTCCGACCCGGCGCAGTACGAGGCCAACCGCGACCGGTTCCTCCGCGACTGGAAGACGGTCTACCAGCGCATCCGCGCCATCGACCCCGACGCAACCATCGCCGGCCCCAACGAGTCCGGCTACCACTCCCGTCTGATCACCGACTTCCTCACCTTCGCCAAGCGCGAGAACGTCCTGCCCCAGATCATGACCTGGCACGAGCTGGGCTCCGGCTCGCTGCGCGACTTCCAGGGCCACTACGACAACTACCGTTCCATCGAGCGGCAGTTGGGCATCGAGCCCCTGAAGATCAACATCGACGAGTACGCCAACCGCCGCGACCTCTCCGTCCCGGGCCAACTCGTCCAGTGGGTCTCGATGTTCGAGCGCAACAAGGTGTACGCCAACCAGGCCTACTGGGACGCGGCCGGCAACATGGACGGCAACGTCGTCCGCTCCAACATCCCCAACGGCGGCTGGTGGTTCTTCCGCTGGTACGCGGGCCTGACCGGGAACACCGTCAAGGTCACCCCGCCGCAGGCGAACACCATCGACACCCTCCAGGGCCTCGCCTCCCTCGACACCTCCCGCCGCCAGGCCCAGGTCCTGCTCGGCGGCTCCGCCGGCGACGCGGACGTCGTGGTCCGGAAGGTCCCCCGGTCCCTCTTCGGGCGCACGGTCACCGCGACCGTCGCCGAGGCCGCCTGGTCCGGCTACGAGGGACAGCACGCCGCCCCGCGCGTCCTGACCCGTACGAAGGTGAGGGTCGCGGACGACGGCACGGTGACCGTCCCGCTGCGCGGCCTGCACAAGATGTCCGCCTATCGCGTCGTCCTCACCCCGGGCGGCTCCGGCACCCCGGCCACCCCGTCCGTCCCTTGGACCGCCTCCTACGAGGCCGAGGACGCCGCGATCACCGACGGCAAGGTCTACACCCAGGGCACCGTCAGCAACGCCAACGGCTACGCGGCCTCCGGCACCAAGGACGTCGGCTCGCTCAACCAGCCCGGCAGCAAGGTCGACTTCACCGTGTCGGTGCCGAAGGACGGCACGTACGACCTGGCGATCCTGTACGGCAACCAGTCCGGGACCCCGGCCACGCAGAAGCTGATCGTCGACGGCGGCGACCCGGTCACCGTCACCTACCCCTCCACCGAGAACTGGACCTACCGCGCCAAGAAGGACCTCACCGTCCGACTCACGGCGGGCACCCACCAGTTGACCCTGGCCAAGGGCGACACCGAGGTCACCCTCGACCGGATCGACCTCACCGCCCGCACCGCCGAACCCTCCGCCTCCTACGAGGCCACGCTCGCCGACATCAGCGGGAAGCCGTCGTACGACTACACCTCGTCGGCGGGTGTCGGCACCGGCGCGCTCGGCTTGCGCTCCGGCGACAAGGCGGTCTTCGACGTGTACGCCCCGCGCGACGGCTACTACCGGGTGGTGCCCCGGGCGTCCGCGCCGGTGACGCTCGCCCTGCACGGGCAGTCGGTGGCGGCGGTGCCCGACCGGCCGCTGCGGCTGTACCTCGTGGCGGGCAACAACCGGATCACCGCCACCGCCAAGCACACCGCAATCCGCTCGCTCGACGTCACGGGCGCCGGCTCGACCACCGGGACCCTGACGTACGAGGGCGCCACGGCCACCCTCGCCGGCGGGGCCAAGCTCGTCGACTCCCGCTACGCCTCGGCCGGTTCGTACATCGGCTGGCTCGGCAACAGCGCGGACTCCACCGCCGGGTTCACGGTGAACGCCCCCACCTCCGGCCGCTACGTCCTGGTCGTCCATTACGCGCACAACGACCGCCGCGACAACGGCCACGCCTACAACACCGACATCATGTCCCGCACGGCGGACATCACGGTCGGGGACGGTGAACCGCGCACGGTCACCTTCAAGAACACCTGGGGCTGGGACGACTACTGGACCGTGGGCGTCCCCGTCGACCTGAAGAAGGGGGCCAACAAGGTCACCTTCGGCAACCCGGGTGCCTGGGCGCCGAACATCGACCGGATCGAGGTGGGCCGGGTCGTGGGCTAG
- a CDS encoding LacI family DNA-binding transcriptional regulator yields MNVTGHTRRPASIRDVATAAGVSYQTVSRVINDHPSVKPSTRDRVLAAIDELGFRRNATALALASGRTRAVTVLTANTTHYGYASILQGIEEAARAASYAVGIGVLESADEAAVAAEVQRAADAGGGLIVIAYDPAGVAALAAVPTELPVVGVVETPAAPPGGDRPWVWTDDREAAYEATRHLLSLGHETVHYVAIPSSTRRTSARTTGWRQALKEAGAPEPRPVQGSWGPAGGHAAGLRLAGDPAVTAILCGNDDLALGVLRALHEAGRSVPGEVSVAGFDDAPHSAYLTPSLTTVRLDFTGLGRAAFALLHGVVEESARIAPHPVSVPELVVRESVGPPPAKP; encoded by the coding sequence ATGAATGTGACCGGTCACACAAGGCGCCCGGCGAGCATCCGGGACGTCGCGACCGCCGCCGGGGTCTCGTACCAGACGGTCTCGCGGGTGATCAACGACCACCCCAGCGTCAAGCCGTCGACGCGGGACCGCGTGCTGGCGGCCATCGACGAGCTGGGCTTCCGGCGCAACGCCACCGCGCTCGCGCTGGCCAGCGGGCGTACCCGGGCCGTGACCGTGCTGACCGCGAACACCACGCACTACGGCTACGCCTCGATCCTCCAGGGCATCGAGGAGGCGGCGCGGGCGGCGTCGTACGCGGTCGGCATCGGAGTCCTGGAGTCGGCGGACGAGGCCGCGGTAGCCGCCGAGGTGCAGCGCGCGGCGGACGCGGGCGGCGGTCTCATCGTGATCGCCTACGATCCGGCCGGGGTCGCCGCCCTCGCGGCCGTGCCCACCGAACTGCCGGTCGTGGGCGTGGTGGAGACGCCCGCGGCCCCGCCCGGTGGCGATCGCCCCTGGGTGTGGACCGACGACCGCGAGGCCGCCTACGAGGCGACCCGCCACCTCCTCTCGCTCGGTCACGAGACCGTGCACTACGTCGCGATCCCGTCCAGCACCCGGCGGACCAGTGCCCGTACCACCGGCTGGCGGCAGGCGCTCAAGGAGGCCGGGGCCCCCGAACCCCGTCCGGTACAGGGAAGTTGGGGCCCGGCGGGCGGTCACGCGGCCGGTCTCCGGCTGGCCGGGGACCCGGCGGTCACCGCGATCCTCTGCGGCAACGACGACCTCGCGCTCGGTGTGCTGCGCGCGCTCCACGAAGCCGGGCGGTCCGTACCCGGGGAGGTCAGCGTCGCCGGGTTCGATGACGCCCCGCACTCCGCCTATCTGACCCCGTCCCTCACGACGGTGCGCCTGGACTTCACCGGCCTCGGTCGGGCCGCGTTCGCCCTGCTGCACGGGGTGGTGGAGGAGTCCGCGCGGATCGCCCCGCACCCCGTCTCCGTACCGGAACTGGTGGTGCGGGAGAGCGTCGGGCCCCCGCCCGCGAAGCCCTGA
- a CDS encoding carbohydrate ABC transporter permease, translated as MADTAVRTRKQAPTRGEPRRVGRLPRAAVHHPWWFALPAIVVFAGFFLVPNLLNFYYPFTNWSSYHADIAFTGLDNFTTIADDGTLVRAIRTTLLYALLAAVFQNAFGLVLALLLEDDTRFNRFFRAVFFLPVLISALATGYVFQALLDQDGAVNAVLGTDIPWLGSTTWTLVVVTLIHGWKWMGLSMLIYLAGLKGIPGDMLEAARMDGAGPWRTFWSVRWPMLAPALTFNVTTALIGSMNTFDIVQATTGGGPAASTEVFNIYMFRIFGQGLYAQASAMSLVLFLVVVAVAIPLVIGLRRREQLL; from the coding sequence ATGGCGGACACGGCCGTACGTACACGCAAGCAGGCACCCACGAGAGGCGAACCCCGGCGGGTGGGGCGGCTGCCCCGGGCCGCCGTGCACCACCCCTGGTGGTTCGCGCTCCCCGCGATCGTCGTCTTCGCGGGCTTCTTCCTGGTGCCCAACCTGCTCAACTTCTACTACCCGTTCACCAACTGGTCCTCGTACCACGCGGACATCGCCTTCACCGGCCTCGACAACTTCACGACCATCGCCGACGACGGCACCCTCGTGCGGGCGATCCGCACCACCCTGCTGTACGCCCTGCTCGCGGCTGTCTTCCAGAACGCCTTCGGGCTGGTGCTGGCGCTGCTGCTGGAGGACGACACCCGCTTCAACCGGTTCTTCCGTGCCGTCTTCTTCCTGCCGGTGCTCATCTCGGCCCTCGCCACGGGGTACGTCTTCCAGGCGCTCCTCGACCAGGACGGCGCCGTCAACGCGGTCCTGGGCACCGACATCCCCTGGCTGGGCTCGACGACCTGGACCCTCGTCGTGGTCACGCTCATCCACGGCTGGAAGTGGATGGGCCTGTCGATGCTGATCTATCTGGCGGGGCTGAAGGGCATCCCGGGCGACATGCTCGAAGCCGCGCGGATGGACGGGGCCGGGCCCTGGCGGACCTTCTGGTCGGTGCGCTGGCCGATGCTCGCCCCCGCCCTCACCTTCAACGTCACCACGGCGCTCATCGGCTCGATGAACACCTTCGACATCGTGCAGGCCACCACCGGCGGCGGGCCGGCCGCTTCCACCGAGGTCTTCAACATCTACATGTTCCGGATCTTCGGACAGGGCCTGTACGCGCAGGCGTCGGCGATGAGCCTGGTGCTCTTCCTGGTGGTGGTGGCCGTCGCGATTCCGCTGGTCATCGGGTTGCGCCGAAGGGAGCAGCTGCTGTGA